The following are encoded in a window of Novosphingobium sp. THN1 genomic DNA:
- the aroB gene encoding 3-dehydroquinate synthase → MAVIPVAIAGAPYEVRIEAGLLSNAGEHCRPFLRKDRVAIVTDANVAAHWQETVTASFASAGVQSEWLVLPAGESTKSWEHLARVVDWLLLQEVERKDNIVAFGGGVIGDLTGFAASMVKRGCGFIQIPTTLLAQVDSSVGGKTAINTPAGKNLVGAFHQPSLVLADPSALDTLPLRDTRAGYAEVIKYGLIDDAPFFEWCEANGAKLLAGDSSARAAAIAQSVSAKARIVAADEKETAGVRALLNLGHTFGHALEAETGFSDRLLHGEGVALGMVLAARFSARLGLMSGQDAQRIVAHMEAVGLPASLRSLGLECSGRRLADHMLHDKKMDAGTLPFLLMRGIGKTFLAKDVDLDEVASFLDKELRG, encoded by the coding sequence ATGGCTGTGATCCCCGTCGCCATCGCTGGCGCCCCTTATGAAGTGCGCATCGAAGCCGGGCTGCTATCGAATGCGGGTGAACACTGCCGTCCTTTCCTGCGCAAGGACCGCGTTGCCATCGTCACCGATGCAAATGTCGCCGCGCATTGGCAGGAAACCGTGACAGCTTCGTTCGCTTCTGCGGGCGTGCAGAGTGAATGGCTCGTCCTTCCTGCGGGTGAAAGCACCAAGAGCTGGGAACACCTCGCCCGTGTTGTCGACTGGCTGCTGCTTCAGGAAGTGGAGCGCAAGGACAACATCGTCGCTTTCGGCGGTGGCGTGATTGGCGACCTGACCGGCTTTGCCGCCTCGATGGTCAAGCGCGGCTGCGGCTTCATCCAGATACCTACTACTCTACTGGCGCAGGTCGATTCCAGCGTCGGTGGCAAGACCGCGATCAATACCCCCGCCGGCAAGAACCTGGTCGGCGCGTTCCATCAGCCTTCACTCGTTCTGGCAGACCCTTCGGCGCTGGATACGCTGCCCCTGCGCGACACGCGCGCCGGCTATGCCGAAGTCATCAAGTATGGCCTGATCGACGACGCTCCGTTCTTCGAATGGTGCGAAGCCAACGGCGCGAAACTGCTTGCAGGTGACAGCTCGGCACGCGCAGCCGCGATCGCCCAGAGTGTTTCGGCAAAGGCCCGCATTGTCGCTGCAGACGAGAAGGAGACTGCAGGGGTCCGGGCGCTGCTCAATCTTGGCCACACCTTCGGCCATGCGCTTGAGGCAGAAACCGGCTTTTCCGATCGCCTGCTCCACGGCGAAGGCGTGGCGCTGGGCATGGTCCTGGCGGCCCGCTTCTCTGCCCGCCTGGGGCTTATGTCTGGCCAGGATGCCCAACGGATTGTCGCACACATGGAGGCGGTTGGCCTGCCGGCATCGCTGCGGTCGCTGGGCCTTGAGTGCAGTGGCCGCCGCCTTGCCGATCACATGCTGCACGACAAGAAAATGGATGCCGGAACTCTGCCGTTCCTGCTCATGCGCGGTATCGGAAAGACGTTCCTGGCAAAGGATGTCGATCTGGACGAAGTCGCCTCGTTCCTCGACAAGGAACTGCGCGGCTAA
- a CDS encoding shikimate kinase: protein MEHDAHPLSSSEIARIARRIARPLVLVGMMGVGKTTVGRKLATMLHLPFLDADEEIERAAHMPIPEIFATYGEQYFRDGERRVIVRLMGTGQHTDRKVLSTGGGAFCNAETRALILEKGIAVWLDSDVDTLVERVGRKDNRPLLRSGDPREILSRLKAEREPFYSQAPIHVTSSAQPHHVTADKILKAIDKWL, encoded by the coding sequence ATGGAACATGACGCGCATCCGCTCAGCTCGTCCGAAATCGCCCGTATCGCGCGGCGGATCGCACGACCGTTGGTGCTCGTCGGCATGATGGGAGTGGGGAAGACGACCGTCGGCAGAAAGCTGGCGACGATGCTCCACCTGCCTTTCCTTGACGCCGACGAAGAGATCGAACGCGCAGCGCACATGCCGATCCCCGAGATTTTCGCCACATATGGCGAACAATATTTTCGCGATGGCGAGCGTCGCGTCATCGTGCGCCTGATGGGCACGGGTCAGCATACGGACCGCAAGGTGCTCTCAACCGGAGGCGGCGCTTTCTGCAATGCCGAAACCCGGGCGCTGATCCTTGAAAAAGGCATTGCTGTCTGGCTCGACAGCGACGTCGACACCCTTGTCGAACGCGTTGGCCGGAAGGACAACCGCCCCCTTCTCCGGTCGGGAGACCCGCGCGAGATCTTGTCTCGTCTCAAGGCGGAACGGGAGCCGTTCTACTCCCAGGCCCCGATCCATGTCACCAGCAGCGCGCAGCCGCATCATGTGACTGCCGACAAGATACTCAAGGCAATCGACAAATGGCTGTGA
- a CDS encoding tyrosine recombinase → MKVRAEPAVEDFLSMLAVQRGAAPNTIAAYRRDLSGAAEAIGPLSTATREEIARLAGAFAELAPSSLARKSSALRQFYGFLVDEGLRADDPSGALPRPKTRRPLPRLLGHDEVGALFRQAEEDATSRTPESLRMLAFLELLYGSGLRATELVSLPLAAVPRDAPFLTITGKGETQRMVPVSARATKALSDWLTVRGRRGRFVFPSPRGGFLSRVRLFQLLRDLALRAGLDPEKVSPHVLRHAFATHLLEGGADLRVLQTLLGHADIATTQIYTHVDSARLVALVNQRHPLARS, encoded by the coding sequence GTGAAAGTCAGGGCGGAGCCTGCAGTCGAAGATTTTCTGTCGATGCTGGCTGTCCAGCGTGGCGCGGCTCCCAATACCATCGCCGCCTATCGCCGGGATCTTTCAGGCGCAGCTGAGGCGATCGGGCCTTTGTCGACTGCGACGCGTGAAGAGATTGCGCGGCTTGCCGGAGCCTTTGCGGAACTGGCGCCGAGTTCCCTGGCGCGAAAGTCGTCTGCATTGCGGCAGTTCTATGGCTTTCTCGTGGACGAAGGTTTGCGGGCGGACGATCCGTCAGGCGCCTTGCCACGACCAAAGACCCGCCGCCCGCTCCCGCGCCTGCTTGGGCACGATGAGGTGGGCGCGCTTTTCAGACAAGCGGAAGAGGATGCGACGTCGCGAACACCCGAAAGTCTCCGGATGCTGGCGTTCCTGGAACTTCTTTACGGATCTGGCCTGCGTGCTACCGAACTTGTCTCGCTTCCCTTGGCGGCGGTGCCGCGTGATGCACCGTTCCTGACCATTACCGGAAAGGGCGAGACCCAGCGTATGGTGCCGGTGTCCGCCAGAGCAACCAAAGCCTTGTCCGACTGGCTCACGGTGCGGGGTAGGCGCGGGCGGTTCGTGTTCCCCTCGCCGCGAGGCGGGTTCCTGTCGCGCGTCCGGCTGTTTCAGTTGCTCAGGGATCTTGCGCTTCGGGCCGGGCTGGATCCGGAAAAGGTCAGCCCGCATGTGTTGCGCCACGCCTTTGCCACGCATCTCCTCGAAGGCGGCGCTGACCTGCGCGTGTTGCAGACCTTGCTGGGCCACGCCGATATCGCCACCACGCAAATCTACACGCACGTTGATTCCGCGCGTCTCGTGGCCCTCGTAAACCAGCGTCACCCGCTTGCCCGGAGTTGA
- a CDS encoding acetyl-CoA carboxylase carboxyltransferase subunit alpha: protein MISYLEFEKPVAALEARIAELRQTAQGGDIDISSEIRRLESKSAELLASTYKALTPWQKTQVARHPSRPHFKDYVEKIFTDFMPLGGDRLFGEDQAIVGGFAKLDGRRVMLIGHEKGNDTQSRIRHNFGMGKPEGYRKAIRLMEMASRFGLPVVTLVDTSGAFPGVEAEERGQAEAIARSTEACLALGVPMVATIVGEGGSGGAVALASAERVLMLEHAVYSVISPEGCASILWRTAERAADAAEAMKVTAQDLLSLGVIDRIVREPVGGAHRDPEATCALLGKAIGEELDALVGKPAAELRQLRAERFLRIGA from the coding sequence ATGATTTCCTACCTCGAGTTCGAAAAGCCGGTCGCCGCGCTGGAAGCCCGCATCGCCGAACTGCGCCAGACTGCGCAGGGCGGAGACATCGACATCTCGTCCGAGATTCGCAGGCTTGAAAGCAAGTCGGCCGAATTGCTCGCCAGCACTTACAAGGCGCTGACTCCTTGGCAGAAGACGCAGGTCGCCCGGCACCCTTCGCGTCCGCATTTCAAGGACTACGTCGAGAAGATCTTTACGGATTTCATGCCTTTGGGCGGTGATCGTCTTTTCGGAGAAGATCAGGCGATCGTCGGTGGATTTGCGAAGCTGGATGGTCGCCGGGTAATGCTCATCGGCCACGAAAAGGGCAACGATACCCAGAGCCGCATTCGCCACAACTTCGGCATGGGCAAGCCCGAAGGCTATCGCAAGGCGATTCGGCTCATGGAAATGGCGAGCCGATTCGGGCTGCCGGTCGTGACGCTCGTGGATACCTCGGGCGCCTTCCCGGGCGTGGAGGCGGAAGAGCGTGGCCAGGCCGAAGCCATCGCCCGGTCGACCGAGGCCTGTCTTGCGCTCGGCGTTCCGATGGTGGCGACGATCGTGGGCGAGGGCGGTTCTGGCGGCGCGGTGGCGCTGGCGAGTGCAGAGCGCGTCCTGATGCTCGAGCATGCCGTCTACTCTGTCATTTCTCCCGAAGGCTGCGCTTCCATCCTGTGGCGAACGGCCGAAAGGGCTGCAGACGCGGCAGAAGCGATGAAGGTGACGGCGCAAGACCTGCTGTCGCTTGGCGTGATTGATCGCATCGTGCGCGAACCGGTTGGAGGAGCGCACCGCGACCCTGAGGCAACTTGTGCGCTTCTCGGGAAGGCTATCGGCGAAGAACTCGATGCGCTTGTCGGAAAGCCGGCGGCCGAGCTTCGCCAGCTTCGGGCGGAACGCTTCCTGCGCATCGGCGCCTGA
- a CDS encoding M48 family metalloprotease — translation MPFFRRSRAAFLTVSVIAMSSLPACVSQTGSPATAQGTAQSISAADKKQGAEAHPQLLQEFGGAMTGAQANYVETVGKNIALQSGLSNARGDFTVSLLNSPVNNAFAIPGGYIYVTRQLAALMNNEAELAGVLGHEVGHVAARHAAKRESQATRNSLLGALGSILSGALLGNSALGQLGQQIFSTGSQLLTLKYSRGQETEADNLGITYLQRAGYDPRAMSTVLQSLANQNALDASVKGTTNQVPEWASTHPDPASRVRAALTRAGNTTGRTNRDAFLAGINGLTYGDDPAQGIVDGSSFVHPSLRLAFRAPNGFYLVNGTRAVSISGQSGKGEFSTAAYSGNLESYVRSVFTNLSSQQQLAPATLERTTVNGIPAVYGAARVNSGNGQVDVVVFAYEFGPQQAYHFTTISQAGQASQFDTMFRSIRRISATEASAVKPRRLSVVTVKSGDTVESLSKRMAYTDQPLQRFLVLNGLSSGSRLVAGQKVKLVVY, via the coding sequence ATGCCTTTTTTCCGCCGTTCGCGCGCCGCGTTCCTGACTGTCTCGGTCATCGCGATGTCGTCGCTACCTGCGTGTGTCAGCCAAACCGGCAGTCCGGCAACCGCGCAGGGCACTGCGCAGTCGATCAGTGCGGCAGACAAGAAGCAGGGCGCCGAGGCGCACCCGCAGTTGCTGCAAGAGTTCGGTGGCGCGATGACCGGGGCGCAGGCGAACTATGTGGAAACGGTCGGCAAGAACATCGCACTTCAGTCCGGGCTTAGCAACGCGCGAGGTGATTTCACGGTCTCCTTGTTGAATTCCCCGGTCAACAACGCCTTCGCCATCCCTGGTGGCTATATCTATGTTACCCGCCAGCTGGCAGCGCTCATGAACAACGAAGCAGAACTCGCCGGAGTGCTTGGTCACGAAGTCGGACACGTCGCTGCACGCCACGCAGCCAAGCGTGAAAGCCAGGCGACTCGCAATTCTTTGCTCGGAGCGCTGGGATCGATCCTGTCCGGCGCCTTGCTCGGTAACAGTGCCCTTGGCCAGCTTGGCCAGCAGATCTTCTCTACCGGCAGTCAGTTGCTGACCCTAAAATACTCGCGCGGCCAGGAAACCGAAGCGGACAACCTGGGTATCACTTATCTGCAGAGGGCAGGTTACGATCCTCGCGCGATGTCTACCGTTCTGCAAAGCCTTGCAAACCAGAACGCACTTGATGCCAGCGTGAAAGGGACAACGAATCAGGTGCCGGAATGGGCCAGCACCCACCCTGACCCGGCATCGCGCGTCCGGGCCGCGTTAACCCGAGCGGGCAACACCACCGGAAGAACGAACCGCGATGCCTTTCTCGCCGGCATCAACGGGCTGACATACGGCGACGATCCTGCCCAAGGCATCGTCGATGGTTCCAGCTTCGTGCATCCGTCCCTGAGGCTCGCTTTCCGGGCACCCAATGGCTTCTATCTCGTGAATGGCACCCGGGCGGTGTCGATCTCAGGGCAAAGCGGCAAGGGCGAATTCTCGACCGCCGCCTACAGTGGCAATCTCGAAAGCTATGTGCGCTCGGTCTTCACCAACCTGTCAAGCCAGCAGCAACTTGCCCCTGCGACGCTTGAGCGGACCACTGTCAACGGCATTCCCGCCGTCTACGGTGCGGCCCGGGTGAACAGCGGCAACGGGCAGGTCGATGTCGTGGTGTTCGCTTATGAGTTCGGCCCGCAGCAGGCCTATCACTTCACGACAATCAGCCAGGCTGGGCAAGCCTCGCAGTTCGATACCATGTTCCGGTCCATCCGGAGAATCAGTGCAACCGAGGCATCGGCAGTCAAACCCCGCCGTCTGTCCGTGGTAACTGTAAAGTCGGGCGACACTGTCGAATCCCTGTCGAAGCGCATGGCTTACACCGATCAGCCGCTTCAGCGCTTCCTGGTTCTGAACGGTCTTTCCTCGGGAAGCCGTCTTGTTGCAGGGCAGAAGGTCAAGCTTGTCGTCTATTGA